The Leifsonia sp. ZF2019 DNA segment ATGGCAGGCGGCGAAGAGTCCATTTCTGCGGCATGGCAGTCCGTGCTCGGAAAGCTCGAGACGGACGACCGCATCACCCCTCAGCTCTATGGATTCCTCAGCTTGGTCGAGCCCAAGGGCATCATGGCCGGCACCTTCTATCTGGAGGTGCCGAATGAGTTCACGCGCGGGATGATCGAGCAGCGCAGCCGCGTCCCCCTCCTGAGCGCGATCGGCGCCCTCGACGAGGCCCTCGCCGTCAACACCTTCGCCATCGTCGTGAATCCCGAGATCCAGCAGGAGACGATGGCCGGCCCGGCCGAGCCGGAGCCCGCCCCCTATCTCGAGAACGCATCGCCGAATGTGTCGCCGCCGACCGAGATCACCGCACCGCCGCGCAACGGCGACACGCGCCTCAACTCCAAGTACAGCTTCGACAACTTCGTCATCGGCCAGTCCAACCGGTTCGCCCATGCGGCCGCCGTCGCCGTCGCCGAGGCGCCCGCGAAGGCCTACAACCCCCTCTTCATCTACGGCGACTCCGGCCTCGGCAAGACCCACCTCCTCCACGCCATCGGCCACTACGCGATGAGCCTCTACCCGGGGATCCGCGTCCGGTACGTGTCGAGCGAGGAATTCACGAACGACTTCATCAACTCGATCGCGAACAACCGCGGCTCCTCGTTCCAGGCGCGCTACCGCAATATCGACATCCTCCTGATCGACGACATCCAGTTCCTGCAGCGCGCGGTGGAGACGCAGGAAGCCTTCTTCCACACCTTCAACACCCTCCACGACCACAACAAGCAGGTGGTCATCACCAGCGACCTGCCGCCGAAGCACCTCACCGGCTTCGAGGACCGCATGCGCTCGCGGTTCGAGTGGGGCCTGATCACCGACGTCCAGGTGCCCGACCTCGAGACCCGTATCGCGATCCTCCGCAAGAAAGCGCAGAGCGAGAAGATCCAGGTTCCCGACGACATCCTGGAGTTCATGGCCTCGAAGGTGTCGAGCAACATCCGCGAGCTCGAGGGCACGCTCATCCGTGTCACGGCCTTCGCAAGCCTCAACCGCACGCCGGTCGACATGCCCCTGGTGCAGACGGTCCTCAAAGACCTGATCACGCTCGACGACGACAATGTGATCGCGCCGACCGACATCATCACCAACACCGCGGAGTACTTCAAGCTCAGCGTCGACGACCTCTACGGCTCCAGCCGATCGCAGGCGGTGGCGACCGCGCGCCAGATCGCGATGTATCTCTGCCGCGAGCTGACGAACCTGTCCCTGCCCAAGATCGGACAGCTCTTCGGCGGCCGCGACCACACGACGGTGATGTACGCCAACAAGAAGATCAGCGAGCTCATGAAGGAGCGGCGCTCGATCTACAACCAAGTGACCGAGCTCACCAGTCGGATCAAGCAGAACCACCGCTACGGCAAGTAGCCCTCCGGCGCGCGACGCGCCGTCGAGATCCGAACAGTTATCCACAATTTCGTCCCCAGAGTGGGGAGAGATCGTTATTAACACGTGTGGATAACTTGTGGAGAAGCTCCGGAAAGTCGGCCGATTAATGGGGACGAACTGTCGAGGGCTGTGAAAAGCCGCTCGGAGCGGTCGAGCTCGCTCGGCTTGTGAACAAGCGGATTCCTCAGGTCATCAACAAGTCCCACAGCTGTAGATCCCTGTGATCTCCTGGTCTCAACAGAGTTATCCACAGTTTCCACAGCGGTTAACACGATTATTCATTAACCCTTCTCAGTTAAGGCCGGCCGACAACCTCAAGCGCTCGGTCGAATCACAATTTCTCGCTCAGAAGGCAAGCGCTAGGATTCTTTCGATCCGTATCCGTCGGCTGGCAGGGGTGTCTTCGTGAAGTTCCAAGCAAACCGGGATGTCTTCAGCGAGGCCGTCTCCTTCGCAGTGAAGCTCCTCCCGCAGCGGACGACACTGCCCATCCTGAGCGGCGTACTCATCGAGACGACGGACACCGGCCTCCAGCTGTCGTCGTTCGACTACGAGGTGTCGGCGCAGACCGAGATCCCGGCCGACGTCGAAGAACCGGGTCGCGTGCTCGTCTCGGGTCGACTGCTGGCCGAGATCGCGGCCAAGCTGCCGAACGCCCCCGTGCGGTTCTCGACGGACGACTCCAAGATCAGCGTGCGAGCCGGATCCGCCAACTTCACGCTGCTCTCCATGCCGGTCGAGGAATACCCGAGCATCCCGCAGGTGAGCGGGGACGCGGGGCTGGTCCCGGCGGAGGAATTCGCCGAGGCCGTCGCCCAGGTGGGCGTCGCCGCGTCCCGGGACGATGTCACCCCGGTCATCACGGGTGTGCAGCTCGAGGTGGGGGACAACACCCTCGGTCTCGTCGCCACTGACCGCTACCGCGTGGCCATCCGCCAGATCGACTGGGACAACGGCACCACCTCCGGGGAGGCCCAGACTGCGCTCGTCCCCGCCCGCACGCTGACAGAGATCGGCAAGACCTTCGGTCACAGCGGAACGGTCTCCGTCTCGATCACCAACCGCGACGACCGTGAGCTGATCGCCTTCACCGCGGACAAGAAGACCGTCACCTCGCTCCTGATCAAGGGCAACTTCCCGCCCGTGCGCCGGCTCTTCCCCGAGCAGGTCGACAACTACGCGGTGCTCAACACCGCCGAGCTCATCGAGGCGACCCGACGTGTCGCCCTCGTGCTGGAGCGCGAAGCCGCGCTCCGCTACACCTTCACCGCCGACGGACTGACGCTGGAAGCGATCGGCTCCGAGCAGGCTCAAGCATCCGAGAGCATCGACGCTCTCCTCACAGGCCAGGAGACGGTGGTTTCGCTGAAGCCGCAGTTCCTGCTCGATGGTCTCGGTGCCGTGCACTCCGAATTCGTGCGCATCTCTTTCACCAAGACCGAGAACCCCAACAAACCGGGACCTGTGCTCATCACGAGCCAGACCTCCAAGGACCAGGCGGGCTCGGACTCCTACAAGTACCTGCTGCAGCCCAACCTGCTCCTGCGCTAGGAACGGTCCCACTCCACGAGAGAAGAAGGACAATCATGCACATCGGCCTCATCGGTCTCGGACGTATGGGCAACAACATGCGCGCCCGCCTCGAGAAGAACGGCATCGAGGTCACCGGCTACGACACCAACCCCGCGGTGTCGGATGTCCCGACCCTGGCCGAGCTGGTCGCCGCGCTCCCCGCGCCGCGCACGGTGTGGGTCATGGTCCCGGCCGGCGAGATCACCGACTCCGTCATCCGCGACCTGGAGCCGCTCCTCGAGAAGGGCGACCTCGTCATCGACGGTGGGAACTCGCGCTTCACCGAGGACTTCAAGCACGCCGAATTGCTCGCGCCCAAGGGCGTCGACTTCATGGACGCCGGCGTCTCCGGCGGTATCTGGGGGCTCGAGAACGGCTACGGCCTGATGGTCGGCGGCTCCAAGGAGCAGGTCGAGCGGGTCATGCCGGTCTTCGACGCGCTGCGTCCGGAGGGCCCGCGCGAGGAGGGCTTCGTCCACGTGGGCGATGTCGGCGCCGGCCACTACGCGAAGATGGTCCACAACGGC contains these protein-coding regions:
- the dnaA gene encoding chromosomal replication initiator protein DnaA yields the protein MAGGEESISAAWQSVLGKLETDDRITPQLYGFLSLVEPKGIMAGTFYLEVPNEFTRGMIEQRSRVPLLSAIGALDEALAVNTFAIVVNPEIQQETMAGPAEPEPAPYLENASPNVSPPTEITAPPRNGDTRLNSKYSFDNFVIGQSNRFAHAAAVAVAEAPAKAYNPLFIYGDSGLGKTHLLHAIGHYAMSLYPGIRVRYVSSEEFTNDFINSIANNRGSSFQARYRNIDILLIDDIQFLQRAVETQEAFFHTFNTLHDHNKQVVITSDLPPKHLTGFEDRMRSRFEWGLITDVQVPDLETRIAILRKKAQSEKIQVPDDILEFMASKVSSNIRELEGTLIRVTAFASLNRTPVDMPLVQTVLKDLITLDDDNVIAPTDIITNTAEYFKLSVDDLYGSSRSQAVATARQIAMYLCRELTNLSLPKIGQLFGGRDHTTVMYANKKISELMKERRSIYNQVTELTSRIKQNHRYGK
- the dnaN gene encoding DNA polymerase III subunit beta produces the protein MKFQANRDVFSEAVSFAVKLLPQRTTLPILSGVLIETTDTGLQLSSFDYEVSAQTEIPADVEEPGRVLVSGRLLAEIAAKLPNAPVRFSTDDSKISVRAGSANFTLLSMPVEEYPSIPQVSGDAGLVPAEEFAEAVAQVGVAASRDDVTPVITGVQLEVGDNTLGLVATDRYRVAIRQIDWDNGTTSGEAQTALVPARTLTEIGKTFGHSGTVSVSITNRDDRELIAFTADKKTVTSLLIKGNFPPVRRLFPEQVDNYAVLNTAELIEATRRVALVLEREAALRYTFTADGLTLEAIGSEQAQASESIDALLTGQETVVSLKPQFLLDGLGAVHSEFVRISFTKTENPNKPGPVLITSQTSKDQAGSDSYKYLLQPNLLLR
- the gnd gene encoding phosphogluconate dehydrogenase (NAD(+)-dependent, decarboxylating), with product MHIGLIGLGRMGNNMRARLEKNGIEVTGYDTNPAVSDVPTLAELVAALPAPRTVWVMVPAGEITDSVIRDLEPLLEKGDLVIDGGNSRFTEDFKHAELLAPKGVDFMDAGVSGGIWGLENGYGLMVGGSKEQVERVMPVFDALRPEGPREEGFVHVGDVGAGHYAKMVHNGIEYALMQAYAEGYELLDTRKDIIHDVTGTFKAWQRGTVVRSWLLDLLVRALEQDPEFEHIEGYVQDSGEGRWTVEEALNNAVPVPTISASIFARFVSRQEDSPAMKAVAALRNQFGGHAVKAVD